From a single Myotis daubentonii chromosome 5, mMyoDau2.1, whole genome shotgun sequence genomic region:
- the LOC132234433 gene encoding negative regulator of P-body association-like, with product MTKQRKEPNTKPLKEWKRHRLQEITKKTGPPESWRQGPIILLGNQPCASRRSTCPPGNTWETKPPKTRCLLAIQWEYLKGTPNGNSTPLPSAPPPAPPGLKSHPPPQGKQ from the exons ATGACTAAACAAAGGAAAGAACCCAACACAAAACCTCTGAAAGAATGGAAGAGACACAGACTGCAAGAGATAACAAAGAAAACG GGCCCTCCAGAGAGCTGGCGCCAAGGTCCGATAATCCTTCTGGGGAACCAACCTTGTGCCTCCCGGAGATCCACGTGCCCACCTGGAAACACGTGGGAAACCAAGCCTCCAAAAACACGCTGCCTCCTAGCAATACAGTGGGAATATCTGAAAGGGACTCCAAATGGAAATAGTACCCCTCTCCCCTCCGCACCTCCTCCTGCACCACCCGGCCTGAAGTCACACCCTCCTCCTCAGGGGAAGCAGTAG